In Fibrobacter sp., the genomic stretch ACTGGCCGACTTTCATTTCTGTGGCGCCGGTGAAAGAACCTTTTTCGTGCCCAAACAGGACACTTTCCAGAAGAGATTCAGGAAGAGCAGCGCAGTTGACGGCAATAAAGGGCCCCTCTTTAAAGGTACTTCTCTGATGAATTGCGCGTGCAACAAGCTCTTTTCCTGTGCCGGTGTCACCCCGTACCAGAACTGTAGTTGGAGAGGGTGCAACCTGGGCTATCTGGCGGAATACCTCGCGCATGACACTGGAGTTGCCCATCATCTCATCGGGTTTGCCTCGCTCCTCGAGTGTTCTGCGAAGCTCCAGGTTTTCTTTTTCGAGCGCAAGGATGCGTTTCTGACGGCGGTCGTTTACAACCTGAGAAATAAGGTCGGCGATCGCCTCCAGAAAACGGAGTTCATCCTGCAGTATTGTTTCCTCAGTACAGCTTCTGTCTACGGAGAGTGCTCCGATAACAGATTTGCCGGATTTTATTGGCACACACAAAAATGCGATATTGCTGTCGGAAAGATTTGACCTGGCACCTGTACGGTTAAGGAATTTTGGCTCGTTTTTGATTCTGGGGATGACAACCGGTTTGCCTGTTTCAACCACCTGGCCGGTTATTCCTTCGCCAAGCCGGTATCTGCCTTTTCTACGGTCGTGGTCAGAAATCCCCCGGGCAACATCGACGACAAGTTCGGTTCTGTCAGGGTTCAGAATAGAGATCATCCCCCGGTTCATCCCGGCATGAATCTCCAGAATTTCGAGCACATCAGCCATGGTTTTTTCCAGTGCTGAGGCATTGCCCAGAATGCGAGCGATATGGTAAAGTACCGATAAACCGTTGAACCCGAGATTGGCTTTTAATTCAGAAAGTATCATATTTTTTCTCTTGATACAAAAATGTATCATCTATGGTAATCAAGGCAATCAAGATCTGATATGAAGGTATCAGATTTGATTGCTTTTTTATTTAACACACTTCAGGAGATAAACAGCATTTCTCTGTACTTTGGAAGATGCCACATGTGATCCGGAATCAGGGTTTCCAGGTCATCAACATGTCTTCTTATATGCTCCATCTGTGGTTTGACCTCATCAAAGTAGTACGCTGCACGCTCATCTTCGTGCATCGATTCTGCCTTTTTAACCATCTCAGAAAGGATGCGAGTATTTCTGTTTACGAACAGGATGACTTCGCTGAGGTGTCTGTAGAGTTCTCTTCTGTTCTCGATACACTCAGGGTTCAGCTTGAGTTCTTTATCTTTCCCAAGCTCTGTCATCTGCAGCACTGTCTTGCCGATATTGTGCTGGAATTCGTAGGCAGAGGGAAGTACCGATGAGTTGATCATGTCGATTATGGTTTTTACCTCGATATCGAGAACCTTATTGTAGATATCGATCCAGATATTGTAACGTGCGATCAGCTCTGATTTGCTTAGTACGCCCAGTTTTTCGAAGAGTTTGACATTTTCCGGATCGATCATCACTGCCAGAGCCGCTGCAGTGGAGGGCTTATTGGGAAGACCGCGTTTTTCGGCTTCTTCATGCCATTGCTTTGAATAGTTATTTCCATCAAACAATATTGGCTTGCTTTCCTTTATAGTTGCTGAGAGAACTTTGAGTACCGCGTTTTCAAAGGAATCACTCTTCATAGCTGCGGTAATTTTTTCTCTTATGTCGTTGATCGAGTCGGCTATGATGGAGTTTATAATTGTGATCGAGCTGGAAATATTGAACGAGCTTCCAACGGCTCTGAATTCGAATTTCATCCCTGTGAAGGCAAAAGGAGATGTGCGGTTGCGATCTGTTGTGTCACGCGGGAACTTGGGCAGATGCGCTATTCCAAAATCTACAATGTCCTTTTTTGAGATTTTATTACGGTTACCGTTTTCAATATTGTCGATTACCTGTTTGAGATGGTTACCGAGATAAACGCTCATGATGGCCGGAGGAGCCTCATTGGCGCCCAGCCTGTGTTCGTTTCCAGCGCTCGCGACAGATAGTCTCAGAAGATC encodes the following:
- a CDS encoding sigma 54-interacting transcriptional regulator, with the translated sequence MILSELKANLGFNGLSVLYHIARILGNASALEKTMADVLEILEIHAGMNRGMISILNPDRTELVVDVARGISDHDRRKGRYRLGEGITGQVVETGKPVVIPRIKNEPKFLNRTGARSNLSDSNIAFLCVPIKSGKSVIGALSVDRSCTEETILQDELRFLEAIADLISQVVNDRRQKRILALEKENLELRRTLEERGKPDEMMGNSSVMREVFRQIAQVAPSPTTVLVRGDTGTGKELVARAIHQRSTFKEGPFIAVNCAALPESLLESVLFGHEKGSFTGATEMKVGQFEAANSGTLFLDEIGEMPLSAQGRLLRVIQEKEFQRVGGTKMIKVNVRLIVATNRDLEKDVLENRFRQDLFYRINVFTVYLPPLKDRGSDVLLLADYFTKKYSDLLGKKIERISTPAIDMLLAYHWPGNVRELENVIERAVIVASGDCINGHDLPPTLQMKDLSSSGERIGTFENLVEAYEKELLTEALKDSRGNQTEAARLLGTTKRVVQYKVARYRIDYQRFKE